The following proteins are encoded in a genomic region of Mahella australiensis 50-1 BON:
- the iorA gene encoding indolepyruvate ferredoxin oxidoreductase subunit alpha, translated as MKDLLLGNEALARGAYEAGVRVATAYPGTPSTEITEAMALYPAEEVYVEWSPNEKVALEVATGASVAGARAMASMKHVGLNVAADPLFTAAYTGVNGGLVIITADDPGLFSSQNEQDNRLYAQAAHIPMLEPSDSQEAKDFAMMAFELSERFDLPILLRMTTRVSHARGLVEIGERKNMPLKEYKRDINKYVMMPAMAKRRHYSLVERMSRVEAYANECPVNRIEWGDRRIGIITDGIAYQYAKEAMPDASYLKLGMVYPLPVELIKEFAAGVDKLYVIEELEPFIETHVKALGIHAIGKEIFPAVDELSAEIIAKALLGRGFATSEREKLAEQHVPVRPPVMCPGCPHRGVFYVLDKLKLTVTGDIGCYTLGATAPLSAMDLCVCMGASIGSALGMEKARGKDWAHKTVAVIGDSTFIHSGITGLIDMVYNKGTGTVIILDNSTTGMTGHQDHPATGWTIRKEPTYQASLEALAKAVGVNRITVIDPYDMEHLEAVIKEETATDEPSVIIARRPCILLDKKRTYTPYTVDMDKCMGCEICMHLGCPAMENDDGAFVIDVTQCNGCGLCSNLCIFDAIKEADI; from the coding sequence TTGAAGGATCTTTTATTAGGCAACGAGGCATTGGCGCGGGGTGCTTATGAAGCAGGCGTCAGGGTGGCCACAGCTTATCCTGGTACGCCGAGTACCGAGATAACCGAGGCCATGGCTTTATATCCTGCGGAAGAAGTATATGTGGAGTGGTCGCCCAATGAGAAAGTAGCGTTGGAGGTAGCCACAGGAGCCTCAGTAGCAGGTGCCAGGGCCATGGCATCGATGAAGCATGTCGGCCTAAATGTGGCGGCCGATCCGCTGTTCACGGCGGCTTATACCGGTGTAAACGGCGGCCTAGTTATAATAACTGCAGATGATCCGGGGCTGTTCAGCTCGCAAAACGAGCAGGACAACCGCTTATACGCGCAGGCCGCTCATATACCCATGCTAGAGCCATCGGACAGCCAAGAGGCGAAGGATTTTGCCATGATGGCTTTTGAGTTGAGCGAGAGATTTGACCTGCCTATCCTGTTGCGCATGACCACGCGTGTATCACATGCGCGCGGGCTGGTGGAGATAGGCGAACGCAAAAATATGCCGCTTAAAGAGTATAAAAGGGATATAAATAAATACGTTATGATGCCGGCCATGGCCAAGCGCCGTCATTATTCGTTGGTCGAGCGCATGAGCCGTGTGGAAGCATATGCAAATGAATGCCCTGTCAACCGCATAGAGTGGGGTGACAGGCGTATAGGCATAATAACCGATGGTATAGCATATCAGTATGCCAAAGAGGCTATGCCCGACGCCTCGTATCTTAAGCTGGGCATGGTCTATCCTCTGCCTGTGGAATTAATAAAGGAATTTGCGGCAGGAGTGGATAAACTGTATGTTATAGAAGAGTTGGAGCCGTTTATAGAAACGCATGTGAAGGCTCTGGGCATACATGCTATAGGTAAGGAGATTTTTCCTGCTGTAGACGAATTGAGTGCCGAGATAATAGCCAAAGCGTTATTGGGACGTGGCTTTGCAACGTCTGAGCGCGAGAAACTGGCCGAGCAACACGTGCCGGTAAGACCGCCCGTCATGTGCCCAGGATGCCCGCATAGAGGGGTATTCTATGTATTGGACAAACTTAAATTGACTGTTACAGGCGATATAGGGTGCTATACTTTAGGAGCTACGGCGCCGCTTTCGGCCATGGACCTATGTGTATGCATGGGCGCCAGCATAGGCAGCGCCCTCGGTATGGAAAAAGCCAGAGGGAAGGATTGGGCGCATAAAACCGTAGCGGTGATAGGCGATTCGACTTTTATACATTCCGGCATAACTGGACTCATAGATATGGTATATAATAAAGGAACGGGTACGGTCATAATATTGGATAATTCTACTACCGGTATGACCGGCCATCAGGACCATCCGGCAACAGGCTGGACCATACGCAAAGAACCGACCTATCAAGCCAGTTTGGAAGCATTGGCCAAAGCCGTTGGCGTAAATCGCATAACGGTTATAGACCCTTATGACATGGAGCATTTGGAGGCTGTCATAAAAGAAGAAACGGCGACAGATGAACCGTCAGTCATCATAGCGCGACGCCCATGTATATTGCTGGACAAGAAACGCACCTATACCCCTTATACTGTAGATATGGATAAATGCATGGGATGCGAAATATGTATGCATTTGGGTTGCCCGGCCATGGAAAACGACGATGGAGCTTTTGTTATAGATGTTACCCAATGTAACGGTTGCGGTCTATGCAGTAATCTGTGCATTTTCGATGCAATAAAGGAGGCGGATATTTAG
- a CDS encoding phenylacetate--CoA ligase family protein: protein MYWNKTFECMDREHLHELQSQRLVDTVKRVYFNVPYYRDKMQSVGLEPGDIKGVEDITKLPFTIKQDLRDTYPYGMFAVPLSEVIRIHASSGTTGKPTVVGYTRRDIDTWAELVARVLTGVGAGRNSIVQVAYGYGLFTGGLGLHYGTERMGATVIPISGGNTRRQVMFMQDLGTTVLACTPSYALYIAETMEELGIRQEDLKLQAGIFGAEPWSDNMRKELEQRLGIKAIDIYGLSEVMGPGVACECLEQDGLHVFEDHFIPEVIDPDTGEVLPPGSIGELVITTITKEGLPVVRYRTRDITSLNFEPCACGRTHVRMSKVLGRTDDMLIIRGVNVFPSQIEHVLMNIGGTQPQYQLVVDRVNNLDELEVWVEIDDKLFSDEVRRLEDLENRITREIQNTLGINVTVKLVEPKTIARGDGKAKRVIDKRNI from the coding sequence ATGTATTGGAATAAAACGTTTGAATGTATGGACAGGGAGCATTTGCACGAGCTCCAATCGCAGCGTTTGGTGGACACCGTAAAGCGTGTATATTTTAACGTGCCTTACTACAGGGATAAAATGCAATCTGTAGGCCTGGAGCCCGGGGATATAAAAGGCGTCGAGGATATAACTAAACTTCCTTTTACAATTAAGCAGGATCTGCGCGACACATACCCTTATGGCATGTTCGCAGTGCCGCTGAGCGAGGTAATACGCATACACGCCTCATCGGGTACGACAGGCAAGCCGACTGTGGTGGGGTACACGCGCAGGGACATAGATACATGGGCTGAACTAGTAGCCAGGGTGTTAACCGGTGTGGGAGCAGGCCGCAATTCTATAGTTCAGGTGGCTTACGGATATGGGCTTTTCACAGGCGGGCTTGGTCTACATTACGGTACTGAGCGTATGGGCGCCACCGTTATACCGATATCCGGTGGTAATACCCGCCGCCAGGTTATGTTTATGCAGGATCTGGGCACCACAGTATTGGCGTGCACGCCATCATATGCATTATATATAGCCGAAACAATGGAAGAGCTCGGCATAAGGCAAGAAGATCTCAAGCTGCAGGCTGGTATCTTCGGTGCCGAACCGTGGAGCGACAATATGCGCAAAGAGCTGGAGCAGCGCTTGGGTATAAAGGCCATAGATATATACGGTTTGAGTGAGGTAATGGGGCCGGGCGTAGCATGTGAATGCCTTGAACAAGATGGTCTGCATGTATTCGAGGACCATTTCATACCCGAGGTCATAGACCCAGATACCGGCGAGGTTCTACCGCCAGGCAGCATCGGAGAATTGGTTATAACCACTATAACCAAAGAGGGACTGCCAGTAGTGCGTTACCGTACGAGGGATATAACATCGCTTAATTTCGAGCCATGTGCTTGTGGCAGAACCCATGTGCGCATGAGCAAAGTCTTAGGCCGTACCGATGATATGCTCATAATAAGGGGTGTTAATGTGTTCCCGTCGCAGATAGAACATGTGCTTATGAATATAGGTGGTACCCAGCCTCAATATCAATTGGTTGTGGATCGCGTAAACAATCTAGATGAATTAGAGGTCTGGGTAGAGATAGATGATAAACTGTTCTCAGATGAGGTGCGCAGGCTGGAGGATTTGGAGAATCGTATAACGCGCGAGATCCAGAATACACTAGGTATAAATGTTACCGTAAAGCTGGTGGAACCAAAAACTATAGCCCGTGGGGACGGCAAAGCCAAACGGGTTATAGACAAGAGGAATATATAA
- a CDS encoding sodium:solute symporter family transporter, which yields MVEGLFLTVYIAIVLLVSFFSMRRIKGMDEYLLGSRSINPWMSAFSYGTAYFSAVLFIGYAGKTGWSFGLSGLWVAIGNTVVGSLLAWLVLGKRTREMTQRLGVSTMPGFIGIRYNSKALKIVSALIIFVFLVPYSASVYMGLSYLFEQIFHIPYTVIMIIMALFTALYLFIGGFLAETIMDFIQGIVMIIGTVLMVFFVINSNEVGGLSSMITSLKAIDPKLIAPVGPGGFVPLLSLVVLTSLGTWGLPQMIHKFYTVKDGPPMKAATVVSTLFALLISGGVYFVGSTSRIFFPDSMPMLNGVPNPDLIIPQIISPTLPEIVLSVIMVLVLAASMSTLASIVMASASAIAVDLIQDTLAPKKMNPKHIMLIMRVLCVVFVGLSLLLALVPNPIISLMSLSWGAVAGSLLAPYLYGLYWRGTTRAGVWAGIITSLGISIGGALYAGLSSPLITVFSAAAIVIPIAIVPAVSAISAALPQQHIDMVYNTAEEIA from the coding sequence ATGGTAGAAGGTTTATTTCTTACGGTTTATATTGCCATAGTGTTGCTGGTATCATTTTTCAGCATGCGCAGGATTAAGGGCATGGACGAGTACCTATTGGGAAGTCGTTCCATAAATCCATGGATGTCGGCATTCTCATATGGCACTGCGTATTTCTCAGCCGTTTTATTTATTGGATATGCCGGCAAAACAGGCTGGTCTTTCGGCCTGTCGGGGCTATGGGTAGCTATAGGTAACACCGTGGTTGGCAGCTTATTGGCATGGTTGGTGCTGGGCAAGCGCACGAGGGAAATGACGCAACGCCTCGGTGTTTCTACAATGCCGGGTTTTATAGGTATAAGGTATAACAGCAAGGCTTTGAAGATAGTATCGGCGCTTATAATATTTGTATTTTTGGTCCCTTATTCGGCGTCGGTATATATGGGGCTTAGTTACTTGTTTGAGCAGATATTCCATATACCATATACTGTTATAATGATAATTATGGCCTTATTTACCGCGCTTTATCTATTTATAGGCGGTTTCTTGGCCGAAACCATTATGGATTTCATACAAGGCATAGTAATGATAATAGGTACCGTGCTTATGGTGTTCTTTGTGATAAACAGCAACGAAGTAGGAGGCTTATCCTCTATGATAACATCGCTGAAAGCCATTGACCCTAAATTGATCGCGCCGGTTGGTCCCGGCGGTTTCGTGCCGCTTCTGTCACTGGTTGTATTGACCAGCTTGGGTACGTGGGGTTTACCTCAGATGATCCATAAGTTTTATACCGTCAAGGATGGGCCGCCCATGAAAGCAGCTACAGTTGTATCGACGCTGTTTGCGTTGCTTATAAGCGGGGGCGTATATTTTGTAGGGTCTACGAGCAGGATATTTTTCCCTGATAGTATGCCAATGCTCAATGGTGTTCCCAACCCGGATCTTATAATACCGCAAATAATATCACCTACTCTGCCAGAGATAGTGCTGTCCGTAATAATGGTGCTGGTGCTGGCAGCATCTATGTCGACGCTGGCCTCGATAGTGATGGCGTCGGCGTCGGCTATAGCGGTGGATTTAATACAGGATACATTGGCGCCGAAAAAGATGAATCCGAAGCATATCATGCTCATAATGCGCGTGCTTTGCGTGGTATTCGTAGGGCTTTCGCTGCTGCTGGCCTTGGTGCCTAATCCTATCATATCGCTTATGAGCCTATCGTGGGGGGCTGTAGCCGGTTCACTTCTGGCACCGTATTTATACGGCTTGTATTGGAGGGGTACTACAAGGGCTGGCGTGTGGGCTGGCATCATAACATCTTTGGGTATATCCATAGGGGGAGCGTTATATGCAGGATTATCCAGCCCGCTTATAACCGTATTCAGTGCCGCGGCCATAGTGATTCCTATCGCGATCGTGCCTGCCGTCAGCGCTATAAGCGCTGCGTTACCGCAACAACATATCGATATGGTGTATAATACAGCCGAAGAAATCGCGTGA
- a CDS encoding glycine betaine ABC transporter substrate-binding protein produces MRNIKLISCILLLAVISGAVLGCGSSTVSKTFVVGSDNYTEQFIVGEMLAILVEGNMPDVKVERKLGLNGVMVLHNAITSGEVDAAVEYTGSALMQMLQMDLITDPDEAYKVVKESYLDRWSIKWLEPLGFNNTYAMAVRKDYAEANGLSKSSDLAKVAENAVLGCSMQFSERPDGYPGWKEAYGIEFKDVVPMDSGLMYSSIKNNEVDVISAFSTDARIPEFDLVLLEDDKKFFPPYYAVPMVRTDTLEEIPGLEELINKLGGTLNDAKMAELNGKVDIDGMDPHDVAKEFLQEQGLI; encoded by the coding sequence ATGAGAAATATAAAGCTTATAAGTTGTATATTGTTGTTGGCTGTGATATCAGGTGCTGTGCTCGGCTGCGGCTCGAGTACGGTTAGCAAAACCTTTGTTGTGGGCTCCGATAACTATACCGAGCAGTTTATCGTCGGTGAAATGTTGGCTATTCTTGTCGAGGGAAATATGCCTGATGTCAAGGTTGAGAGAAAGCTCGGATTAAACGGCGTTATGGTGCTGCATAATGCTATAACAAGCGGCGAGGTGGATGCCGCAGTCGAATATACCGGTTCAGCCTTGATGCAAATGCTACAGATGGACCTTATCACCGACCCGGACGAGGCATATAAAGTAGTTAAGGAAAGTTACCTTGACAGATGGAGTATAAAATGGCTGGAACCGCTGGGATTTAACAATACCTATGCTATGGCGGTAAGGAAGGACTATGCCGAAGCCAATGGTTTGAGCAAATCTTCGGATTTGGCCAAAGTTGCTGAGAACGCCGTACTGGGTTGTTCTATGCAGTTCAGTGAAAGGCCCGACGGATATCCGGGCTGGAAAGAAGCGTACGGCATAGAGTTTAAGGATGTTGTACCGATGGATTCGGGTTTGATGTACAGTTCTATAAAGAACAATGAGGTAGATGTAATATCTGCATTTTCAACCGATGCGCGTATACCCGAGTTTGATCTTGTATTGCTTGAGGACGACAAGAAGTTTTTCCCGCCATACTATGCCGTTCCAATGGTCAGGACCGATACTCTTGAAGAGATTCCCGGCCTGGAGGAGTTGATAAATAAGCTTGGCGGTACGCTTAATGATGCTAAAATGGCCGAGTTAAATGGTAAAGTGGATATTGATGGCATGGACCCTCATGATGTGGCTAAGGAATTTTTGCAAGAGCAGGGATTAATTTAG
- the alr gene encoding alanine racemase, giving the protein MPNAKAHSWAEIRLTDIAYNIAQLRRCIGDDTLFMAVVKADGYGHGAYRVAQTAIDAGARWLGVAIAEEGAELRDKGIDAPILVLGGIMPYEAEEVVASGLCQTVFSLDVAKALSDASVKQGKSADVHIKVDTGMGRVGVRPGLELEQLIEGLVGLPGINITGMFTHFAESDACDKSFTKYQMSLFVQAINQAKAMNVGPLILHAANSAAVIDYTDAHFNMVRGGISIYGYYPSNEINNPQKIDLKPALSWKARVVYVKDVPAGTPISYGRTFTTQRSSKIATISAGYADGYRRQLSNKGCVLIRGNRAPVIGRVCMDQFMVDVTDIPGVVTGDEVVLIGRQGNETITADELAELCDTISYEILTSIGPRVPRIYV; this is encoded by the coding sequence ATGCCGAATGCCAAGGCGCATAGCTGGGCAGAGATCAGATTAACCGATATCGCATATAATATAGCTCAATTGCGCCGGTGCATAGGTGACGATACTTTATTTATGGCAGTAGTAAAAGCCGACGGATACGGGCATGGCGCATATCGCGTGGCTCAAACTGCCATCGATGCCGGTGCCCGATGGCTGGGCGTTGCTATTGCTGAAGAGGGCGCGGAGTTGCGGGATAAAGGGATAGATGCCCCTATACTTGTATTGGGGGGCATAATGCCATATGAGGCAGAAGAAGTGGTGGCGTCCGGCTTATGCCAGACGGTGTTTAGTCTTGACGTAGCCAAGGCTTTATCTGACGCATCTGTAAAGCAGGGGAAAAGTGCAGATGTGCATATAAAAGTGGATACGGGCATGGGCCGCGTGGGGGTAAGGCCCGGCCTTGAATTGGAGCAGCTTATAGAAGGGCTAGTGGGACTGCCAGGAATAAACATAACCGGTATGTTTACACATTTTGCCGAATCTGATGCCTGCGATAAATCATTTACAAAATACCAGATGTCGTTATTCGTTCAAGCTATAAACCAAGCTAAAGCTATGAACGTGGGGCCGCTTATACTACATGCGGCCAACAGTGCTGCCGTTATAGATTACACGGATGCTCACTTTAATATGGTGAGAGGCGGTATATCCATTTATGGTTACTATCCGTCCAATGAAATAAATAATCCACAGAAGATAGACCTTAAACCGGCTTTGAGTTGGAAGGCCAGGGTGGTGTATGTGAAAGATGTGCCGGCGGGTACGCCTATAAGTTATGGACGTACATTTACGACGCAAAGGTCTTCTAAGATAGCCACTATATCGGCCGGTTATGCTGACGGATACAGGCGGCAATTGAGCAACAAGGGATGTGTATTGATACGCGGCAACCGCGCGCCGGTGATAGGCAGGGTATGCATGGACCAATTTATGGTTGATGTCACCGATATACCGGGTGTGGTTACAGGAGATGAAGTTGTGCTGATAGGCAGACAAGGGAATGAAACTATTACAGCCGACGAATTAGCCGAGTTATGTGATACCATATCGTATGAGATACTTACATCCATAGGTCCGCGCGTCCCGCGTATATATGTATAG
- a CDS encoding indolepyruvate oxidoreductase subunit beta: MDKVTNILIVGVGGQGTLLASKVIGRWAMNAGYDVKVSEVHGMSQRGGSVVTYVRFGHRVFSPLIEKGQADVVLAFEKLEALRWAPYLNEDGIVIANAQEIMPMPVIIGADQYPSDIMERLNTMCKKVLAIDALDIAMQAGNSKAANIVLIGAMAKMMDSDKQSWLDVITQVVPPKTVETNQKAFLKGYETAYSIL, encoded by the coding sequence GTGGATAAGGTTACCAATATCTTAATAGTAGGCGTAGGCGGTCAGGGCACATTGCTGGCCAGCAAGGTCATAGGGCGGTGGGCTATGAATGCCGGATATGACGTAAAGGTATCCGAAGTGCACGGCATGTCGCAGCGTGGCGGCAGCGTGGTAACGTATGTGCGATTTGGCCACAGGGTATTTTCGCCGCTTATAGAAAAAGGTCAAGCCGATGTAGTGCTGGCCTTTGAAAAATTAGAGGCTTTACGGTGGGCGCCTTATCTGAATGAGGACGGCATAGTTATCGCCAATGCCCAGGAGATAATGCCTATGCCTGTTATAATAGGCGCAGATCAATATCCGTCCGATATAATGGAACGCTTGAACACCATGTGCAAAAAAGTATTGGCTATAGATGCGTTGGACATAGCTATGCAGGCGGGCAATTCCAAAGCAGCCAATATAGTGTTGATAGGAGCTATGGCTAAGATGATGGACAGCGATAAGCAGTCGTGGCTGGACGTAATAACGCAGGTAGTGCCGCCTAAAACGGTTGAGACTAACCAAAAGGCCTTTTTAAAAGGCTACGAAACAGCATATTCGATTCTGTAA
- a CDS encoding glycine betaine ABC transporter substrate-binding protein: protein MNKRNLTIILSFMLLILTIITGCKGGGGASSGGGDTVVIGSKNFTEQIIVGNMMADLIEAHTDLNVERKLNLGGTNVCFEAIKKGGSNNGIDVYMDYTGTGLVDILQMEPTTDPDEAYNTVKKEYKEKWNLVWLEPWGFNNTYTLAVKEEFAAEHNINTFSDLGKIADQIVLGCSMEFVERPDGLPGLVDKYGFQFKNVKSMDTGIRYPAIDNDEVQVIDAFATDGLLVSHNLKILEDDKQFFPPYYAAPLVRGDLLDKRPEIADALNKLANAITDEDMQQLNYQVDGEGKDAAKVAKEFLQSKGLI from the coding sequence ATGAATAAGAGAAATTTGACGATTATATTAAGTTTTATGCTTTTAATATTGACTATAATAACAGGATGCAAGGGTGGAGGTGGAGCCTCCAGCGGAGGCGGCGATACTGTGGTTATCGGTTCAAAAAACTTTACTGAACAGATAATAGTAGGTAATATGATGGCAGACTTGATAGAAGCACATACAGATCTTAATGTTGAGAGAAAGCTCAATCTCGGTGGTACTAATGTGTGTTTTGAAGCTATCAAAAAAGGCGGCAGCAATAATGGTATAGATGTTTACATGGACTATACCGGTACCGGATTGGTTGACATATTACAGATGGAACCTACGACCGATCCGGATGAGGCTTACAATACGGTAAAAAAGGAATATAAAGAAAAATGGAATCTCGTGTGGCTGGAACCATGGGGTTTCAATAACACCTATACTTTGGCGGTAAAAGAGGAATTTGCCGCTGAACATAATATTAACACATTTTCGGATTTAGGTAAAATAGCCGATCAGATAGTGCTCGGCTGCTCCATGGAGTTTGTGGAGAGGCCGGATGGCTTGCCTGGATTGGTAGATAAATATGGTTTTCAATTCAAGAATGTGAAATCTATGGATACCGGCATAAGGTATCCCGCTATAGATAACGACGAGGTTCAGGTCATAGATGCTTTTGCTACTGATGGCCTGCTGGTATCGCATAATCTGAAAATACTAGAAGATGATAAGCAGTTTTTCCCACCATATTATGCGGCACCATTAGTTAGAGGGGATTTGTTAGATAAACGTCCTGAAATAGCTGATGCCCTCAATAAGCTGGCTAATGCTATAACCGACGAGGATATGCAGCAGCTCAATTATCAGGTCGATGGCGAAGGAAAGGATGCCGCGAAGGTGGCTAAAGAGTTCCTCCAATCCAAAGGGCTTATATAA
- a CDS encoding ACT domain-containing protein, translated as MFVKQVSVFLENKLGRLATVTKILGDNGIDISAMALADTTNFGILRMIVNDPDKAVSVLKEAGFTVSTTDVLAVEVDDRPGGLAAVLEVLQDNGISIEYAYSFIKRAGDKAFILFRVENPDRAVELLKNTGVRVLDEKEVYAL; from the coding sequence ATGTTTGTCAAGCAAGTATCGGTATTCCTGGAAAATAAACTCGGCAGGTTGGCTACAGTAACCAAGATATTAGGCGATAACGGCATAGACATAAGCGCCATGGCATTGGCTGATACCACTAATTTCGGTATCCTGCGCATGATAGTAAATGACCCTGACAAGGCAGTATCGGTGCTTAAAGAAGCTGGATTTACTGTCAGCACTACTGATGTACTGGCCGTGGAGGTAGATGATCGTCCCGGTGGACTGGCTGCTGTTCTAGAAGTGCTGCAGGACAACGGTATCAGCATAGAATATGCGTATTCGTTTATAAAGCGTGCCGGGGACAAGGCGTTTATATTATTCCGCGTGGAAAATCCAGACAGAGCAGTAGAACTGTTAAAAAACACCGGCGTCAGAGTATTGGATGAAAAAGAGGTGTATGCATTATAA
- a CDS encoding 5-formyltetrahydrofolate cyclo-ligase, with the protein MSKEKKLIRQAVLEKRSRLTPLEAAQKSEAICRAVVATRTFVSARFIMAYIDARNEVQTECIIRQAWAEGKRLAVPVCIPQTHTLLVSELTSFEELRDGFYGIKEPMEEYMRPASPEQLDIIIVPAVAYDRRGYRIGYGGGYYDRFLSSLDKDIVTIGIAFDIQIVGEVPVQPFDIPVDMVITESGIIKGEKS; encoded by the coding sequence ATGTCAAAAGAGAAAAAACTCATACGGCAGGCCGTGTTGGAAAAAAGGAGCCGTCTTACACCGCTTGAAGCGGCACAAAAAAGCGAAGCTATATGCCGCGCCGTTGTGGCTACGCGTACCTTTGTATCGGCGCGGTTTATCATGGCATATATCGACGCACGCAATGAGGTGCAGACAGAGTGCATAATAAGACAAGCATGGGCTGAAGGCAAGCGCCTAGCCGTTCCGGTATGTATACCTCAAACTCATACGCTGCTCGTATCGGAACTTACATCTTTTGAGGAATTGCGCGATGGTTTCTATGGTATAAAAGAACCGATGGAGGAATATATGCGGCCGGCATCCCCTGAACAATTGGACATCATAATCGTGCCGGCGGTGGCATATGATAGGCGCGGTTACAGAATAGGCTATGGCGGCGGCTATTATGACAGATTTCTGTCATCGCTGGATAAAGATATTGTTACCATAGGCATAGCCTTTGATATACAGATTGTAGGAGAAGTGCCTGTTCAGCCATTCGATATACCTGTCGACATGGTGATTACCGAGAGTGGTATTATAAAAGGAGAAAAATCATGA
- a CDS encoding phenylacetate--CoA ligase family protein: MIWSPKEECMPRSSMEALQLDRLKRIVQYAYDRVSFYKKAFDDIGLKPSDIRTLKDVSKLPFTTKDDLRDNYPYGMFAVPMKQIVRLHGSSGTTGKPTVVGYTRNDIDTWAELVARVAAEAGATDDDVAQIAFGYGLFTGAFGLHYGLERLGAAVIPMSSGNTERQIALMQDFSTTVLVGTPSYALYMAEVARNMGVDTEKLPLRLGLFGAEGSTEAMREELQKRWHIVATENYGLSEIMGPGVAGECEYREGMHIAEDHFLVEIIDPVTEQPVDYGNAGELVITTLTKEGVPLIRYRTHDITSIIADKCACGRALYRIAKIKGRTDDMLIIKGVNVFPSQIETVLMNIEEVGPHYEIIVRKKGFMDELEINIEVVDAKLLEHFSELEALERKIRHHLKSNLLIDAKVNLVEPQTLKRFEGKARRVIDLRGGQS, from the coding sequence ATGATATGGTCGCCTAAAGAGGAATGTATGCCCAGGAGCAGCATGGAAGCGCTGCAATTGGATAGGCTTAAGAGGATTGTTCAATATGCTTACGACAGGGTGTCGTTTTACAAAAAGGCTTTTGATGATATAGGTTTAAAGCCTTCCGATATACGTACGCTTAAAGATGTGTCCAAGCTGCCTTTTACTACGAAAGATGATTTGCGCGATAATTATCCTTACGGAATGTTCGCAGTGCCCATGAAACAGATAGTAAGGTTACATGGCTCGTCCGGTACCACCGGCAAGCCTACAGTCGTTGGTTACACGCGCAATGATATAGATACGTGGGCCGAATTGGTAGCGCGCGTGGCCGCTGAAGCCGGTGCTACTGACGATGATGTGGCCCAGATAGCGTTCGGCTATGGATTGTTTACCGGGGCTTTTGGGTTGCATTATGGTTTGGAGCGCTTGGGTGCTGCCGTGATACCCATGTCTAGCGGCAATACAGAACGGCAGATAGCCCTTATGCAGGATTTCAGCACCACGGTGCTGGTCGGTACGCCTTCATATGCGTTGTATATGGCTGAAGTGGCTCGAAATATGGGCGTGGATACCGAAAAATTACCGTTAAGGTTAGGCTTATTCGGCGCCGAAGGTTCCACCGAGGCTATGCGCGAGGAACTGCAGAAGCGTTGGCATATAGTGGCTACTGAAAATTATGGTTTGAGCGAGATAATGGGGCCGGGTGTAGCTGGGGAATGCGAATACAGGGAAGGCATGCACATAGCTGAGGACCATTTTCTTGTGGAGATTATAGACCCAGTTACCGAGCAACCGGTAGACTACGGCAATGCAGGAGAGCTTGTAATAACCACATTGACAAAAGAAGGGGTGCCGCTTATCAGGTATCGCACTCATGACATAACCAGCATTATAGCCGATAAATGTGCGTGCGGACGCGCGCTTTATCGTATAGCCAAGATAAAAGGGCGTACCGACGACATGCTCATAATAAAGGGTGTAAACGTATTTCCGTCACAGATAGAAACTGTTTTAATGAATATAGAGGAAGTAGGTCCGCACTATGAGATAATAGTACGTAAAAAAGGGTTTATGGATGAGCTGGAGATAAATATAGAGGTAGTAGACGCCAAATTGCTGGAACATTTCAGCGAATTGGAAGCGTTGGAACGCAAGATAAGACACCATTTGAAGTCGAATCTATTGATAGATGCAAAGGTTAATCTGGTAGAACCTCAGACGCTCAAACGTTTTGAAGGTAAGGCCAGGAGGGTTATAGATTTGAGGGGAGGACAAAGTTGA